A single Panthera uncia isolate 11264 chromosome E2 unlocalized genomic scaffold, Puncia_PCG_1.0 HiC_scaffold_19, whole genome shotgun sequence DNA region contains:
- the SLC7A9 gene encoding B(0,+)-type amino acid transporter 1: MEETSLRNRREDEKSIRSIQSKEPKTTSLQKEVGLLSSICIIVGTIIGSGIFISPKSVLSNTETVGPCLIIWAACGVLATLGALCFAELGTMITKSGGEYPYLMEAFGPIPAYLFSWTSLFVIKPTSFAIICLSFSEYVCAPFYSGCNPPPVVVKCLAAAAILLITTVNSLSVRLGSYVQNVFTGAKLVIVAIIIISGLVLLAQGNTRNFENSFEGTKLSVGAISLAFYNGLWAYDGWNQLNYITEELRNPFRNLPLAIIIGIPLVTGCYILMNVSYFTVMTPTELLQSQAVAVTFGDRVLYPASWVVPLFVAFSTIGAANGTCFTAGRLVYVAGREGHMLKVLSYISVRRLTPAPAIIFYGIIATIYIIPGDINSLVNYFSFAAWLFYGLTILGLVVMRFTKKDLERPIKVPIFIPILVTLVSVFLVLAPIISEPAWEYLYCVLFILSGLIFYFLFVHYKFGWAQKILKPVTMHLQMLMEVVPPEEAPE, from the exons ATGGAGGAGACAAGCCTGAGGAATCGGAGAGAAGATGAGAAGTCCATCCGGAGTATCCAGAGTAAGGAACCCAAGACCACGAGTCTCCAGAAGGAG GTGGGCCTGCTCAGCAGCATCTGCATCATCGTGGGCACCATCATCGGCTCTGGGATCTTCATCTCCCCCAAGTCTGTGCTCAGCAACACGGAAACCGTGGGGCCCTGTCTCATCATATGGGCGGCCTGTGGGGTCCTCGCAACACTGG GTGCCCTGTGCTTTGCAGAGCTTGGCACGATGATCACCAAGTCGGGGGGCGAGTACCCTTACCTGATGGAGGCCTTCGGGCCCATCCCTGCCTACCTCTTCTCCTGGACCAGCCTGTTCGTCATAAAGCCCACATCCTTTGCCATCATCTGCCTCAGCTTTTCGGAGTATGTCTGTGCGCCCTTCTATTCGGGCTGCAATCCCCCTCCGGTTGTCGTGAAATGCCTGGCTGCCGCTGCCATCC tgctcatcaccacgGTGAACTCGCTGAGCGTGCGGCTGGGGAGCTACGTCCAGAACGTGTTCACGGGGGCCAAGCTGGTGATCGtggccatcatcatcatcagcgGGCTGGTCCTCCTGGCCCAAG GGAACACAAggaattttgagaattcttttgAGGGCACAAAACTGTCTGTGGGAGCCATCAGTCTGGCATTTTATAATGGACTCTGGGCGTACGATGGATG gaATCAACTCAATTACATCACAGAGGAACTTAGGAACCCTTTCAG aaactTGCCCTTGGCCATCATCATCGGGATCCCACTGGTGACAGGCTGCTACATCCTCATGAACGTTTCCTACTTCACCGTGATGACTCCTACCGAGCTCCTGCAGTCCCAGGCGGTGGCCGTG aCCTTTGGCGACCGCGTTCTCTACCCGGCCTCTTGGGTGGTTCCGCTGTTCGTGGCCTTTTCCACCATCGGTGCCGCCAACGGGACTTGCTTTACGGCAGGCAG ACTTGTGTATGTGGCGGGCCGGGAAGGCCACATGCTTAAAGTGCTCTCCTACATTAGCGTCAGGCGCCTGACTCCAGCCCCTGCCATCATCTTTTAT GGCATCATAGCAACTATTTATATCATCCCTGGTGACATAAACTCATTGGTCAATTACTTCAGTTTTGCTGCATGGCTGTTTTATGGCCTGACGATTCTGGGATTGGTTGTCATGAGGTTTACAAAGAAAGACCTGGAAAGGCCTATCAAG GTGCCCATTTTCATCCCCATCTTGGTGACTCTCGTCTCcgtgtttttggttttggccCCAATCATCAGCGAACCCGCGTGGGAATATCTCTACTGTGTGTTATTTATACTGAGCGGCcttatattttacttcctttttgtcCACTATAAGTTTGGATGGGCTCAGAAAATCTTAA AGCCCGTCACCATGCACCTTCAGATGCTGATGGAGGTCGTGCCGCCAGAGGAAGCTCCAGAGTAG